The proteins below are encoded in one region of Triticum aestivum cultivar Chinese Spring chromosome 1B, IWGSC CS RefSeq v2.1, whole genome shotgun sequence:
- the LOC123093137 gene encoding disease resistance protein RGA5-like, which produces MKPLSDDDSKRLFYKRIFSQESGCPRELEEVSTCILKKCGGVPLAIITIASLLASDQHLKPEDEWHILLESIGRGLTKDHGVEEMMRILSFSYYDLPSHLRTCLLYLSMFPEDREIMKDQLIWMWIAESFVQCEKAKTSLFEIGETYFNELVNRSLIQPVYNYRGFVYACRVHDSVLDLICSLSKEENFVTILNGTHDSISSQRNVRRLSLQNTIKEEHQTMPLISGSILQVRSIATFKSAIGLLPPLSSFAVLRVLDLTGCNVGDHNHLNLQDLGTLFHLRYLGLADIGISEVPEVGKLQFLQVLDLSGNYDIKNFH; this is translated from the coding sequence ATGAAACCTCTTAGTGATGATGATTCCAAAAGGTTGTTCTATAAAAGAATATTTTCTCAAGAGAGTGGATGTCCTCGTGAATTAGAAGAAGTGTCCACATGCATATTGAAGAAATGTGGTGGAGTGCCATTAGCCATAATTACTATAGCTAGTCTTTTGGCTAGTGATCAACATCTAAAACCAGAGGATGAGTGGCACATTTTGCTAGAGTCTATTGGCCGTGGACTTACCAAAGACCACGGTGTAGAGGAGATGATGAGGATACTATCATTTAGCTATTATGACTTGCCTTCCCATCTAAGAACATGTTTGTTATATCTAAGCATGTTTCCAGAAGATCGTGAGATTATGAAAGATCAATTGATATGGATGTGGATTGCTGAAAGTTTTGTCCAATGTGAAAAAGCAAAAACTAGTCTCTTTGAGATCGGAGAGACTTACTTCAATGAGTTGGTGAACAGAAGCTTGATCCAGCCGGTATACAATTATCGTGGCTTTGTATATGCTTGTCGTGTACATGATAGTGTGCTTGATCTAATTTGTTCATTGTCAAAAGAAGAGAATTTTGTTACCATATTGAATGGCACCCATGATAGCATTTCTTCTCAGAGAAATGTGCGTAGGTTGTCCCTCCAAAATACAATCAAAGAAGAACATCAAACAATGCCTCTTATTTCTGGGAGTATATTACAAGTGAGGTCTATTGCCACATTTAAATCTGCTATTGGTCTATTGCCGCCTTTGTCGAGCTTCGCTGTTCTACGTGTGCTGGATTTGACTGGATGTAATGTTGGTGATCATAACCATCTAAACCTTCAGGACTTGGGGACTTTATTTCACCTGAGGTACCTAGGTCTGGCCGATATAGGAATTTCTGAGGTCCCAGAAGTTGGAAAGTTACAGTTTTTACAGGTGTTGGATTTGAGTGGAAATTATGATATAAAGAACTTCCATTAA